The region CAGAGTCTCGGGATCAGGATCATACCCCTCCGGAGCAGCCAATACAAAGTGATACGGCACAACAGATGCAAAGTTTAGAAAGGAATTACAAACATTATTACCATCTCCAATAAAAACCACTTTTTGACCTTCAACCGTTCCATGATGCTCATGAATGGTGAGCATATCGGCCATGATCTGGCAGGGGTGATTATAATCCGTTAAACCATTGATCACCGGTACAGAAGCATACCTGGCAAACTCCACGATGTGTTCATGTTTAAAAAGTCGAGCCATAATCCAATCGTTGTAACGTGAGATCACTTGTGCAATATCCTTCACAGATTCGCGTTTTCCGATACTGATATCATCGGGACCCAGATATAATGCGTGTCCACCAAATTGAGCCATTCCGGTCTCAAAACTGACCCGGGTCCGCAGTGAGGGTTTGGCAAATACCATGGACATGGTCTGATTGGCAAAATAATGATGTGTTTTACCAGCTTTTACATCAGCCTTTAATTGCTTCGCTATCCGGAAAGTTTCATAGATCTCTTCCTTGCTAAAATCAGTTACCGCTAAAAAATCTCGCTTCATTTAACCTCCTCATTCATCTCTGTGGATATTTTTTTCATGCCACAAAGTCACTAAGACACCCCGCAGCACAAAGAATTAGTGTTCTGGTTCATCCCATAATCCGCCTTCTCAGAGATTGGTAACTCTGCAACATTTTCACCAGTTGCATCGATAACCCGGTACCGAGGTATAATGAGCTCCATAATGAATGGTTTCACTTTGAGTCTTTGTGGGTTTGTGGCTATCATGGGCATAAAAAAACTCCGCCATAGAGACGGAGTCTGGTTTGAGTAATGGGTATATATTCCAGGCAGTTGTTGGTCATTAATCAAAGCTTCATCATAAAATATATTTACTCAGATCCTGATCAGCCATGGTCTCTTTAAAGGTCTTAGTTACCATGGTTTTGGTCACTTTAATAGTTTTGGTGGCACTATTGGGAAGATCATAAAGAGTTTCTTCCAGCAATCTGCTCATAATGGTATGCAAACGTCTGGCACCAATATTCTCTATGCTTTCATTGACCTCAAAAGCCACCCGGGCAATTTCAGCGATGGCATCCTTGTTAAAGGTGATCTTAACATCCTCGGCACCCACCAGAGCTTTGTACTGTTTCAATAAGGCAGATTTTGGCTGAGTAAGGATCAAAATAAAATCTTCTTCAGTCAGATTTTCAAGCTCAACACGGATGGGGAAACGTCCCTGCAGTTCCGGGATCAGATCTGATGGTTTTGACATGTGAAAGGCACCGGCTGCAATAAATAAAATATGGTCTGTCACTAAAGTGCCATACTTGGTTTTAACGGTGCTGCCTTCAACAATGGGCAGAATATCCCGCTGAACACCCTGCCGAGATACATCAGGTCCGCCACCGTGACGCTCACCGGCGATCTTGTCGATCTCATCAATAAAGA is a window of Candidatus Neomarinimicrobiota bacterium DNA encoding:
- the argF gene encoding ornithine carbamoyltransferase, translating into MKRDFLAVTDFSKEEIYETFRIAKQLKADVKAGKTHHYFANQTMSMVFAKPSLRTRVSFETGMAQFGGHALYLGPDDISIGKRESVKDIAQVISRYNDWIMARLFKHEHIVEFARYASVPVINGLTDYNHPCQIMADMLTIHEHHGTVEGQKVVFIGDGNNVCNSFLNFASVVPYHFVLAAPEGYDPDPETLARAKAADLSTIEIIRDPFEAVQDADVLYTDVWTSMGQEDERRKRLNDFQEFQINDELVRHAKSDALVMHCLPAHYGEEITEETLDGPHSVVFDEAENRMHAQKAVMVMLANSAGADIQI